ccCTTTCATGGTTTTGTTGGAAGTCTCTTTGATTATTTTGCGAGGCTGAAGTTCACCAATATGTTGACAGTTTGACCAATTACATTAGTCAAACATTAGTTAGTGCATAAACTCTGTGCTGATGTTCATATTCTGCCTTCTGATTTAGGTACTAATTGCCACATCAgctaacaaatatattattgcAAATGGTGTATTAGCTGGTGAATTAGCACTACTCTATTTTTGATTAGCAGTTTTTGAAGTAATGTGGTTCTGGAGTTTAGTATGATTTGGATAAATCTAATAAGGGATAGTAAGACTTGTCACTTTTGGTATGGGGCTGTTTTACTTTGCCCTCCTGGAATTATCTTTGTCATGCTTCTGTAACCTACCTCATGGATCAGACCTTAAAAGGGGTAAAGTGACGTTTGCTTagtatctctttctctctcttggctCAACCATGGCTCTCCTGACTTCATGGTGCCAAGGCGGCCCTTAGTGGAATTCCTGTGGGCGATTACATAAAATTCATATGGGGAAAGTAGTTCTTGAAGGTTGAAGCGTGTGGTTTTGGTTTAATGATGTCTTCAGTGTAATTCTAAATCCTAAAGCTACACCAAGTGTTATTTTATACAATATTACTATATTCCAtaatgtttccaaaaaaaaaaaaaaaatctcatcataaaataaaatgttcaaattaagtttttttaactttaaaattatatataaaacatgattttatgTGTAAGATAATAACTAACATccaattaatacaaaatttgtctAGCATGTTAAGATTAACAAACATATGTAATCTGATGATaggatttacaaaaaaaaaaaattataaattaggGTAACATTTCAAAGAGTTATACTATATGTAATTTGATTCTAATgggtataataaaatttgtttttaataaataaaccaaatacaaaattatttccTTTAGAAGTTGCTGATATAGTTGTACAtgttatctttaaatttttatttccaatcgttattattattatatttttcaaatagaTCTTAGAAAGTTATCTAAAGCTAGGGAGAAAATTCATTTTGAGaatttttagttatttggtgatggtatataaaattctttttaagaCTTATAGGTAACttattttaacataattttttttctctatgtctaaatatgattttataatcatgatagttattaatagtCATTTATTATGATTACGTATGTATATGGaactaaatattatattattaggttgaaactctctaaatatatatatatatatatatatatatataatattagggataattacactttacccacctgtggtttgcctctaattctaTGTGCCTACCCGtgatttcaattttgacactttactcacCTGTGATTTCCTCCGTTAGTAATCCGTAACTCACCTCTCCCTTagccgttactctaacacaaaatatgtaaaaaacaaaaccccaaacggatcaaaacactctcattcccaaaactcactcactaacatgaagaacatacacCTAGAAAACTAATACAAATTAAATCAAGCAATACCATCAAAGTACAAACACAGATCTATCAAAATACAACTAAAAACACAAGAGAAATAGGATCAACAATTTCCAGCACTTAATTTCTAAAGTTTTGATCTTCAACATCCAAGATCTCACTCACACAAAACCACTGTATATACATTAGCAGCACCCAAGGGGAGGATCGGCAAAGCTTGACCAAAGGAATAGAGATATGAGAGAGGAAGGTTTTAAAGCCAAACAAGAAACCCACCagaaaaaatcacaacatcGTGAACAGTAGaataaaaattacttgattTGCTGGGTATAATAGAAGTAAAGTGAAAATTTCAAAGCCAAACAACAATCCAGAACCCACGGAATCACCAGATCCGCCGCCAGATTGGTCAACGATTTCCTACATCGAGCCTGGGTCTGATTATGTAGGGCCTCCACACCACTGTGGTAGATCGAAGAGTGAGTTTGAGAGTTAGGTTCGGAAAGATCGGGTAGAGAAGTGGAGAGATGGTGGTGGCTGGGGTTTGTCGTGAAGGAGCTTGGAAGCTTCAATTCTTTTAGATTCCAAAAGATCGAAGAGAGAGGGAGGTGTTTAGGTTGAGATCGGGTTAAGATAGAGATTCCGGTAAGAGGGAGGTTCAAGCTTGAGAACCACCATCTAAGGTGGTGTTGGAGCGGCGGAGATGAGCTGTGAGTGGTTGGCCATGGCTGGGCTTGGGGTTTGAAGAGAGATTGTTGAAGAAGAACAAGTGTGAGTGGTCGGCCATGgctgggtttggggtttggagAGAGATTGTTGAAGAAGAACAAGTGTGAGTGGTCggccatttgattttttttttctttgaacaaATTAGTAACCATTGTGGTGAAAGAGAGACAACAAGGcaaatatatatttgtggaggttgatttgagtttgatttttctGGGTCTATGTTCTTCATGTTGTAAATTGTGTTATACtttgattttaataaatttcttagTACAGGCGCAAAAAAATAAGTATgaggaagaagacgaagaactctctttctctcatggttttgcttcatttgatttgtattagttttctgggtttatgttcttcatgtttgtgtatgttcttcatgtttgtgAATGATGAGAAACCAATACcatattttaatcttgtttttctctctctctttttctttttttttttgttttgttttgttttgggaggagagagacataaaatgggTGTAAAAAGACTTGTTTACCCCTcttttttaacagaggtgggttacggattACTAACGGAGGAAATCACAGGcaggtaaagtgtcaaaattgaaaccacgggtaggcacatagaattagaggcaaaccacaggtggggaaagtgtaattatcccataATATTATtagacatttattataattgttttttttttatatggaactatatattctatcattaaaataaaatatgatgtaTCAAGATTTTAATAGatagttaaaaaagaaaatgatgtgtaatatatatatatatatatattaaaataatgatgtgTAAATTATAATAAAGTCTTAAAAGCTTATATGATAAATATTATGAAGtcaattaaaaatcaaatcttcAATAATAtacgcggagagagagagagagagagagagagagagagagagagagagatgaccAAAATGGGGGAATAACCAAATCTATAATTCTCGTAGGGGTTGAGTGGAAGAGGGGGAGGGCAAATCcatagtctatatatatatatatatatataaccgaagtcTTTGCTGGCactacaattttccacatcagcacaatatttaaaaaataaaaaatatctatatatatatataaaaccgaagtctTTGCTGGCactacaattttccacatcagcacaatatttaaaaaataaaaaatatctatatatatatatataaaaccgaagcctttgctgACACCACAATTTTctacgtcagcacaatatttaaaaaataaaaaataaaaataaaaacattataactcttcaaaaccctaacaacCTTACCcatctctcaagttaagaaatataaagtcatggtttctgcaaactctcaaaataaaaacattataactcctcaaaaccctagcaaccttactcctctctcaagttaagaaatacaAAGTCACGGTTtttgcaaactctctctctccagacgtaggaagccctaaacgcacggtatagcattcaagatctacaacgaacggtatagattttagcttataaagttcagtttttgtaaggttagttttgtttatatattaattaatacatagtactttgttcaccattgaatactcaaataatcaatttccaattcagtgttcaagaattaaaccaaaattctaactgcgctatctaaaatattattattggtaTGAATTTTATGAAGTTGCGGTGTTCtggaattaaaccaaaattcttttaaattatctataatattttgtcctccgaaaattttctctctttgattttagtatattgtgtttcttaagctatagagagattttctttggtttctgcaaactctctctctccagatgtaggaagccctaaatgcacggtatagcattcaagatctacaactcacggtatagattttagcttataaagttcagcttttgtaaggttagtttgtttataaattttggTAGAGAAACATGTTCAATGTGGTACGGCTTAATAATCACATTAATAGCCAATAGTTAATACCATTTGCAAATTCAATTCATGGAGttgcaattttcattaaatcgTTCTATGGCTTGAAGCACTTGCATTTTAACAAATTGGACATGTCTTTAaagttcttttatttctttgggggaaaaaaaaaaaggagaggatatGTTAAAACTTGGCATCATCAACTTATAAGAGAGGATATGTTCTTAGATGGTAGGAATAGGACAAAATGGTTACACGTTTGTTACGCCTGACTGCCAAAAATTGCTCATAAAGATGTATGCACATGATCTACTTCCCTTTGCTTTTAGTGAAAGATTAAATGCACGCCAATGTTGAGATcaaccactctaaaaaaatagtctgtgcaatcataaaatattattattagtatgaattttatggagttgggGTGTTCAGGAATTAAATTTTAAGGttcagttgcacaatatgtgtaaattcttcagaaggctattttaaatagtaagtcaatgtgtctcttacatttgggtattagttaaaattgttttcaaatgattgtaccaataaaggtgaatgtgtataaattttgtttaactatcccgtgcatcgcacgggttagcgactagttatcaTAATGGTTGAAGAGTTTTTGTGGGATAATGGGTAGTCCCTCCACCTTCCTCAACCCCCTTTGAGTTGCCCCAATTCAAAGTtataaatatcatattataaatctaTTTAATTAGTTTGgttatgaaaattaaatattttatatcaatataTTACTTCGAGATTCCATTATATAACTTCGTATTGGTCAAAATAGGTAAATAACTTGGCATTTAAATCGATTTGTTTTAAGAAGGGTTAAGTGCATCAAtccttgtaactcaattggtatatttttgtgttttcaattgAAACATTTAAGATTTAAATCTCTCATTCTCAAACTgccgaattaaaaaaaattaaaaaaaaaataaagtatcaAAAGATGAGATTTACTATTAGGACAAGAATAATTATTTCCTTACAACATCTTCTATTCTCAAAAATATGGATTTttattcctaactttttttttttttaactttattattattaacttcATACAATATTACACAATTTCATTATGTTTCAAAAACTGTctcattataaaatatttaaattttaagctatttaacctaaaaaattatacaaaaaatatgaatttatgagtcatataataaataacatcaaaTTGACACAAATTTGCCATGATTAAAAAGTGTAACAAAAAAGTTTTATCTAAtaatagaattttcaaaatataaaaagtaggatgaagaaaaaaaaataaagaagcaatttaataattttgtacttttattctcaatgtcatttttgttttttctttatttcccaATTTAGAAGAAAAACATTGATGGTTCGGTAAAACTCTCTATGCactctatttttatttcctctcatttttcatTCCCACCAAGCCATAAAAAGTattcagatattaaaaaaaaaattcagattctCCTCCCCTGTGGCATACGCCAAGTTTAGCATCCCCATTTCATTCCAATTTCCAAGAGAGCCAAGACAGACAAATAGACGTAACGTTGTCTTCCAagcgaagagagagagagagagagagagagagagaaagaattccACAGTTTTTGTGCATATCCATGGCAGACCACCCCGATGATTTAGACCAACTGCTCGATAGTAAGCCCACAACTCTCtatcactctttctctctctctctgaaaattGCGAATTGAATGACTTTGTTGTATCATTGCAGGTGCTTTGGATGACTTCCAAAACCTTAACCTCAAGCCTTCTGTCCAAAGGTTTCTACTTTCCTTCCAAAATTTCGCTCCAAAGCTCTGTTCTTTGATACCCATTTCTgaatatttcattttcatttactTATATGACAGTGATAAAGAATCTATAGAGACCAAGCAAGAAGAGCCACCCGCTTTGCCCTCAGGGGTTCAAGGACTTGGCATGGGCTTGCCTGACTTGAGAAGCAAGAAAAAGGGTAAGCAAAAGGTTTCCAAGGAGTCCCATGTTTCTGAGGCGCTTGACCAGCTCAGAGAGCAGACTAGGGAGGCTGTCAAGGGGCTTGAGTCGGTGCCTGGTGCAAAACCCGCCGGAGGAGATCCTATGATGGAGGATTGGGTCAAGCAATTTGAGGAGCTTGCTGGCTCTCAGGTATTTTGTGCTTCAAGTTTTTTTCTCAATTggggtttctgggttttgctCAAATTTTCAAGCTTTGTGGTTGACTGTTTGATTGATATTCAATTCCTTGTTTGGGGTATGATTGGattgtaaattgttattggGATATGAAATTGTTAAGTTTGCTGCTATTGTGTTGTGATTGGGAGTAGTGGGATTTTCCAATATGGAAGATGTTCAATCATTTCTCATACGACCATGTGGATAGTTTTCTTTGTAAAATATTGGCGTTGAATTTTGTTCCTTTGGTTTTTAGAAATAGGGTTTTAAGGGTTTTGGTTCaaagttttgattttgtgattggttgattgtTTTTCCTGGTTTGACTAGGGTCTATATTGTGAATTGCCATTGTAGAGTTTGGTTTTGGGTAAAGGGGTTTTGATGTTTTGTTAAGAGTTCGGCATGTTAGTGTTATGATTCAAGTGTCCCATATGGAGTGCAAGTTTAACCATGTGTATATAAGCTCTTGGGCACTCTCCCCTTGCAAGCTGgtttcaagggtgagttctacccatgGGTTTGTATCAGTTAGTATAGCATGTTCATAAGAAAACTGTATGTTTGGTTCAGGGAGTTCAATTATGATTGTGCCAAAAGCTTGTTGTCAACTCTCAATGTGTTTTGTGGTGGTATATAATCATTGCATATCGTGTGGgaagataaattttttactttataatCTTATTCTGAATAGGGACTCCTTTCTATCATAAAAAAAGTTATAGGGAATATTGCAGGACTATTGTGCAGTGTTCTCATAATGTGCTAACGTATACATTTGTTCAAACGGCAAATCATTGGTGGAAGACTGCTCAAAGTAAATTGTTTCCCATGGTGTGTGGTctactattatttatttattttattttttttttaaataagaagaaaaaaaaagtggcttgCCTTGTATGTTGTATGATGAGGATTTGAAGACATAGGTGAGCTATAGGAGAGGTTGGGTTTTCTTTAATAGCTTTATCCTGTGGTAGGATTGATTGAGATATGTCAAAGtgagttcaaaattttttcaggGTTTTGCAAAACTTTTATCATCATGTTTTCATGTTGTATGAAGATCTCTTTGGTACTGATGTCATAATGGTGTGTGTGTCACTGTCACCCAAAACTGTTGATATACTCTCACTGTCCTATAGCTACGGAGTTGTGGACTGTGGTGTTCGGATTATTTTGAGTTCAATGGGTTATGCCAAAGAGAAttgtgggtttgtttggatgTCATTGAAATATGGTTATATGGAAACCGTTCATCATTGTTTAATGTGGTGCATTTGGTGGGAACATAATGGTAGAAGTTTTGAGAGACCCCAAGGGCATTAAAGTCATTTAATCCTCATGAATTTCAAGATCTTTAAATCCGTATACTCACATCTTATTCAGCATTCGGCATCCTcatctttcaatttttcataaaacaccCAGTTCATCTTCTTGTTTGTTTTACTGCAGGACATTTAGGATCCTTAGCCTTGCAGATATTTCAGGCCTTTGAAGAAGAAACTTTAGCCaattattttcatgatttttttcttatttagagcaatataatttttttggggtaaatacaatcataaattttatttctatatatatatatattggat
The sequence above is drawn from the Quercus lobata isolate SW786 chromosome 12, ValleyOak3.0 Primary Assembly, whole genome shotgun sequence genome and encodes:
- the LOC115972639 gene encoding peroxisome biogenesis protein 19-1-like, translated to MADHPDDLDQLLDSALDDFQNLNLKPSVQSDKESIETKQEEPPALPSGVQGLGMGLPDLRSKKKGKQKVSKESHVSEALDQLREQTREAVKGLESVPGAKPAGGDPMMEDWVKQFEELAGSQDMESIVETMMQQLLSKEILHDPMKEIGERYPKWLEDHKASLSTEDYNRFFHQYELIKDLNEVYENDPTNFNKIVELMQKMQECGQPPNDIVQELAPDFDLASLGQISPEMLESQPNCSIM